The Candidatus Manganitrophus noduliformans genome includes a window with the following:
- a CDS encoding ABC transporter permease codes for MSILPVILWTDLLVFLLLAAAVGFGLYASRREPLRAPWRQIRRRPVAMAAMVILLAYVGIGLIDSIHFKKRLPATEAGQKTQYSPEVLSLLDVMTDRLRKNTERTYSAPLATHAYAKETVEMPDGTQARLFPRLRFGGAHLADPEKEWSQDVAFTALQGGLLGLVAALIVNIHFLFLLSRRHGTEPGAMAQAILKGKTETAWRATLGTITLMLAVAGIAWSLSTQYHLLGTDKVGQDVLYLSLKAIRTGLVIGTVTTLVMLPFAVLLGIAAGYFRGWVDDVIQYIYTTLSSVPGVLLIAAAVLILQVYMDQNADAFTSVTRRADVRLLFLCIILGVTGWIGLCRLLRGETLKLREMDYVQAATALGVGSWRIIIRHILPNVMHIVLISVVLDFSGLVLAEAVLSYVGVGVDPAMISWGNMINSARMEMAREPIVWWSLIAAFVFMFGLVLSANLFSDAVRDALDPRLRGRA; via the coding sequence ATGTCGATCCTTCCGGTGATCCTCTGGACCGACCTCTTGGTCTTTCTTCTATTGGCCGCCGCTGTCGGTTTCGGCCTTTACGCCTCCCGGCGCGAGCCGCTGCGCGCCCCCTGGCGGCAGATCCGCCGGCGTCCGGTGGCGATGGCGGCGATGGTGATCCTGCTCGCTTACGTCGGCATCGGCCTCATCGATTCGATCCACTTCAAAAAACGGCTGCCGGCGACCGAGGCCGGACAGAAGACACAGTATTCGCCGGAAGTCCTCTCGCTTCTCGACGTCATGACCGACCGGCTTCGAAAAAATACCGAGCGGACCTACTCCGCCCCGCTCGCCACCCACGCCTACGCGAAGGAGACGGTCGAAATGCCCGACGGCACCCAGGCGCGCCTCTTTCCCAGGCTGCGCTTCGGCGGGGCGCATCTTGCCGACCCGGAAAAGGAGTGGTCGCAGGATGTGGCCTTCACCGCCCTCCAGGGGGGGCTCCTCGGCCTCGTCGCGGCCCTCATCGTCAACATTCACTTTCTCTTCCTCCTCAGCCGGCGGCATGGAACCGAGCCGGGAGCGATGGCGCAGGCCATTCTGAAGGGAAAGACCGAAACCGCCTGGCGGGCCACGTTGGGAACGATCACGTTGATGTTGGCGGTGGCCGGCATCGCCTGGTCGCTCAGCACTCAATATCATCTCCTTGGAACCGATAAGGTGGGGCAGGATGTTCTCTATCTCTCGCTCAAGGCGATCCGGACCGGATTGGTGATCGGGACCGTGACGACGCTGGTGATGCTCCCCTTCGCCGTCCTCCTGGGGATTGCCGCAGGCTACTTCCGGGGATGGGTCGATGATGTCATTCAATATATCTACACCACCCTCAGCTCGGTGCCGGGGGTTCTTCTGATCGCCGCGGCGGTTTTGATCCTTCAGGTCTACATGGATCAGAACGCCGACGCCTTCACCAGCGTCACACGGCGCGCCGACGTTCGACTCCTCTTTCTCTGCATTATTCTCGGCGTCACCGGCTGGATCGGCCTCTGCCGCCTCTTGCGCGGGGAGACGCTGAAGCTGCGGGAAATGGATTATGTCCAGGCCGCGACCGCATTGGGGGTCGGAAGCTGGCGGATCATTATTCGGCATATCCTTCCGAACGTCATGCATATCGTCCTGATCTCGGTGGTGCTCGACTTCAGCGGCCTGGTCCTCGCCGAGGCGGTGCTCTCTTATGTCGGGGTCGGCGTCGATCCGGCGATGATCTCGTGGGGAAACATGATCAACAGCGCCCGGATGGAGATGGCGCGCGAGCCGATCGTCTGGTGGTCGCTGATCGCCGCCTTCGTCTTCATGTTCGGATTGGTCTTGTCGGCGAACCTTTTCTCCGACGCGGTGCGGGACGCGTTGGACCCGCGGTTGAGAGGGCGCGCATGA
- a CDS encoding PEP-CTERM sorting domain-containing protein: MPTLSTAFPLRQRGIRALTIVAAITLMFGAASPAWALSISQAYILSDWTSPTSATAAPFTVNGTAGFQLTLNSSGVATSATALGGPLTIQTTDRLYYQSHTGTIDPNEVSSSQLASRVNSEIAKLDDAGFVNESSDAALNIDFRDSSSVTLRTSTQDVSVTGLVFFEDAGLDPFSLRYCYDTSCTQSDLLFNGFNSSASATILASSSGLETDDYAPEIDQAYWFIFDQAVTGGYFRIAETTNFGGYQSELLEIDFIGLTSTPSAQVPEPSALLLVAAGLMGLPFLRKLQKS; the protein is encoded by the coding sequence ATGCCCACCCTATCGACGGCTTTTCCGTTAAGACAACGCGGCATTCGGGCGCTGACAATCGTTGCAGCAATCACCCTGATGTTCGGCGCCGCCTCGCCCGCGTGGGCCCTTTCTATTTCTCAAGCCTACATCCTTTCGGACTGGACCTCGCCGACCAGCGCCACCGCCGCTCCTTTTACCGTCAACGGCACCGCCGGTTTCCAACTGACACTCAATAGCTCGGGAGTCGCCACATCGGCCACGGCCCTCGGCGGACCGCTCACGATCCAGACGACCGACCGCCTCTATTACCAGTCGCACACCGGCACCATCGACCCCAACGAGGTCTCCTCCAGCCAGCTTGCCTCCAGGGTCAACAGCGAGATCGCCAAGCTCGACGACGCCGGCTTTGTCAACGAGTCGTCGGACGCCGCGCTGAATATCGACTTCAGAGACAGCTCCTCCGTCACGCTGCGGACGTCGACACAGGACGTTTCCGTGACCGGGTTGGTCTTCTTTGAGGATGCCGGCTTGGATCCCTTCTCGCTTCGTTATTGCTACGACACCTCCTGTACGCAATCCGATCTCCTCTTTAACGGGTTCAATTCCTCGGCCAGCGCGACCATTCTCGCCTCTTCAAGCGGGCTTGAGACCGATGATTACGCTCCGGAGATCGATCAAGCTTACTGGTTCATTTTCGATCAGGCCGTCACGGGGGGCTATTTCAGGATCGCCGAAACGACGAATTTCGGAGGATATCAGAGCGAGCTGCTTGAAATCGATTTCATCGGGCTCACGTCAACTCCGTCCGCTCAGGTTCCCGAACCGAGCGCGCTGCTGCTGGTCGCGGCGGGCCTGATGGGCCTTCCGTTCCTTCGGAAATTGCAAAAGAGCTAA
- a CDS encoding ABC transporter permease, which yields MIGYLIRRILYAIPILIGVNLLTFLLFFVVNTPDNMARMHLGMKRVNQEAIDKWKAEHGYDKPTLFNPAAEGMEKFTRTIFFEKSVKLFVFDFGPADDGREIGADIKQRMWPSLSIALPALIIGLLVNITAAMLVAFFRATYIDFWGVIVAVAMMSISSLFYIIGGQYLFSKVLRLVPISGYADGLTALKFILLPVLIGLVAGIGSGLRWYRTIFLEEIGKEYVRTARAKGLSELRVLFGHVLRNALVPILTGVVVVIPLLFLGSLLTESFFGIPGLGSYTIDAINSQDFAIVRAMVFLGSVLYIIGLILTDLSYTLVDPRVRLN from the coding sequence ATGATCGGCTACCTGATCCGCCGGATCCTTTATGCGATTCCGATTCTGATCGGTGTGAACCTCCTCACCTTTCTTCTCTTCTTTGTCGTGAACACGCCGGACAACATGGCCCGGATGCACCTCGGGATGAAGCGGGTGAACCAGGAGGCGATCGACAAGTGGAAAGCGGAGCACGGCTACGACAAGCCGACCCTTTTCAACCCCGCCGCGGAGGGGATGGAGAAATTCACCAGGACGATCTTCTTCGAAAAATCGGTGAAGCTCTTCGTGTTCGACTTCGGACCGGCCGACGACGGCCGTGAAATCGGGGCCGACATCAAACAGCGGATGTGGCCGAGCCTTTCCATCGCGCTCCCCGCTTTGATCATCGGCCTCCTCGTGAATATCACCGCCGCGATGCTGGTCGCCTTTTTCCGCGCCACCTACATCGATTTCTGGGGGGTGATCGTCGCGGTGGCGATGATGTCGATCTCTTCTCTCTTCTACATCATCGGCGGCCAGTACCTCTTCAGCAAGGTCCTGCGGCTCGTCCCGATCTCCGGATACGCCGACGGCCTCACCGCCCTGAAGTTTATCCTCCTTCCGGTCCTGATCGGCCTGGTCGCCGGGATCGGGAGCGGGTTGCGCTGGTACCGAACGATCTTCCTGGAAGAGATCGGCAAAGAATATGTCCGGACGGCGCGCGCCAAGGGGCTCTCCGAGCTGCGGGTTCTCTTCGGCCATGTTTTGCGGAACGCATTGGTCCCGATTTTGACCGGCGTCGTCGTCGTCATCCCCCTCCTTTTTCTCGGCTCCCTTCTGACCGAGTCGTTCTTCGGCATCCCCGGCCTCGGAAGTTACACGATCGACGCGATCAACAGCCAAGATTTCGCGATCGTCCGGGCGATGGTCTTTCTCGGCTCGGTCCTCTACATCATCGGTTTGATCCTGACCGACCTCTCCTATACCCTCGTCGATCCGCGCGTGAGGTTGAACTGA
- a CDS encoding phosphoglycerate kinase, with product MHMNKLTIEDIPIKGKRIFIRADFNVPLDSDLHITDDTRIRSTLPTINYAIDEGAIIILASHLDRPKGVDPRHSLAPVAKRLQRLLGKEVQFAPDCIGPQVQNMVARLKPGDVLLLENLRFHPGEKKNDEGFAKALADLGIDVYINDAFGTVHRSHASVTGITQFVKTKACGFLMKKEISYLEGAVANPARPFVAILGGAKVSGKIGVIENLGKKVDKVIIGGGMAYTFLKALGHDVGNSLVEDSMLDFAREIKEHAIERGIKFYLPVDCVVATSMDPAAETMRVPVQEIPKGWIGLDIGPASVHLFTEVLANAKTILWNGPMGVFEMDAYSRGTFAVAHAVANSYALTIVGGGETALAVHRAGESENISFISTGGGAALQLLEGKELPGLTVLPEKEG from the coding sequence ATGCACATGAACAAACTGACGATTGAGGATATCCCGATCAAAGGAAAACGGATTTTCATCCGGGCCGATTTCAACGTCCCATTGGACAGCGATCTTCATATCACCGACGACACCCGAATCCGCTCGACCCTTCCGACCATCAATTACGCCATCGACGAGGGGGCCATCATCATTCTCGCCTCCCATCTCGATCGGCCGAAAGGGGTCGATCCGCGCCATTCGCTCGCCCCGGTCGCGAAGCGGCTCCAGCGCCTTCTCGGGAAGGAGGTCCAATTCGCCCCCGACTGCATCGGGCCTCAGGTTCAAAATATGGTGGCCCGGTTGAAACCGGGCGACGTCCTTCTCCTGGAAAACCTCCGCTTTCATCCCGGCGAGAAAAAGAACGATGAGGGCTTTGCCAAGGCATTGGCCGATCTTGGGATCGACGTCTATATCAACGATGCTTTCGGAACGGTTCATCGCAGCCACGCCTCGGTCACCGGCATCACCCAATTCGTCAAGACCAAGGCGTGCGGGTTTTTGATGAAAAAGGAGATCTCCTATCTGGAGGGGGCGGTGGCCAACCCCGCCCGGCCCTTCGTGGCGATCCTGGGAGGAGCAAAGGTCTCCGGAAAAATCGGGGTGATCGAAAACCTCGGGAAAAAGGTCGATAAAGTCATCATCGGCGGCGGCATGGCTTATACTTTTTTAAAGGCGCTGGGACACGATGTCGGCAACTCGCTGGTCGAAGATTCGATGCTCGATTTCGCGAGGGAGATCAAGGAGCATGCGATCGAGCGGGGGATCAAGTTCTACCTTCCGGTCGATTGTGTGGTGGCCACCAGCATGGATCCGGCGGCCGAGACGATGCGGGTTCCGGTCCAGGAGATCCCGAAGGGGTGGATCGGGCTCGATATCGGCCCCGCGTCGGTTCACCTCTTCACCGAAGTGCTGGCCAATGCCAAGACGATCCTCTGGAACGGCCCGATGGGCGTTTTTGAGATGGACGCCTACTCGCGCGGAACCTTTGCCGTCGCCCATGCGGTTGCCAACTCGTATGCGTTGACGATCGTCGGCGGCGGGGAGACCGCGCTGGCCGTTCACCGGGCGGGCGAATCGGAGAATATCTCGTTCATCTCCACCGGCGGCGGGGCGGCCCTGCAGCTTCTGGAAGGAAAAGAGCTTCCCGGACTGACCGTTCTGCCGGAAAAAGAAGGATAA
- the secG gene encoding preprotein translocase subunit SecG, with protein sequence MYTLIAVIHIIVCLILMAVVLLQAGKGAEMGAAFGGSSQTIFGSRGAATFLSKLTVGAAILFMVTSLSLSILSRERSIASSIIDTETKDELIPKELPAAGGPNTLPADPSADSPANSPEGAPAAPAPAK encoded by the coding sequence ATGTACACACTGATCGCCGTCATCCATATTATCGTCTGCCTCATTCTCATGGCCGTCGTTCTGCTGCAGGCCGGCAAGGGGGCCGAGATGGGGGCCGCCTTCGGAGGATCGAGCCAAACGATCTTCGGCAGCCGCGGCGCCGCCACCTTCTTGAGCAAGCTGACCGTAGGGGCGGCCATCCTTTTTATGGTCACCTCGTTGAGCCTTTCGATCTTAAGCCGGGAACGCTCGATCGCCTCATCGATCATCGACACCGAAACGAAAGATGAACTCATTCCCAAAGAGCTTCCGGCCGCGGGCGGCCCGAACACCCTTCCGGCCGATCCTTCGGCCGATTCTCCGGCCAATTCCCCGGAAGGAGCGCCCGCCGCGCCCGCCCCGGCGAAATAA
- the tpiA gene encoding triose-phosphate isomerase translates to MRTPCFIANWKMNKTIAEAREYLQAVEKRWPQLPGAPWETIVAPPFTMLAPMADFLKERPLQIGLAGQNVHFEERGAYTGEVSPLMLRDAGCRHVIIGHSERRTYFGETNALIHKKIGGALRAGLIPILCVGETREEREEEKTGEVIERQIREALDDLRPGPSDWIIAYEPVWAIGTGLTPQPSEAEEVHRRIRDFFRSLSKEEEADTPRILYGGSATEKNIAAFMEEADIDGVLAGGASLFAESFCNMIDLGVKAKEK, encoded by the coding sequence ATGCGCACCCCCTGCTTCATCGCCAACTGGAAAATGAACAAGACGATCGCTGAAGCACGGGAATATCTTCAAGCGGTCGAGAAGCGGTGGCCGCAGCTCCCCGGGGCCCCCTGGGAAACGATCGTCGCCCCCCCTTTCACGATGTTGGCCCCCATGGCCGACTTTCTGAAAGAGAGGCCGCTCCAAATCGGATTGGCGGGCCAGAACGTCCATTTTGAGGAGCGGGGGGCGTATACCGGCGAGGTCTCACCGCTGATGCTTCGCGATGCCGGATGCCGCCATGTCATCATCGGCCACTCGGAGCGCCGGACCTACTTCGGCGAAACGAACGCATTGATCCATAAAAAGATCGGGGGGGCGCTGCGGGCGGGGCTGATCCCGATCCTTTGCGTCGGCGAAACCCGCGAAGAGCGGGAAGAAGAAAAAACCGGGGAAGTCATTGAGCGACAGATCAGAGAAGCACTGGATGATCTCCGGCCGGGCCCCTCGGACTGGATCATCGCCTACGAGCCGGTCTGGGCGATCGGCACGGGGCTGACCCCGCAGCCGTCGGAAGCGGAAGAGGTCCACCGCCGGATCCGGGACTTTTTCCGCTCTCTTTCGAAAGAAGAAGAGGCCGACACACCGCGTATTCTTTATGGCGGGAGCGCAACAGAGAAAAACATTGCGGCCTTCATGGAAGAGGCCGATATCGACGGCGTATTGGCGGGGGGCGCCAGCCTGTTTGCCGAGTCGTTTTGTAATATGATCGATTTGGGAGTCAAAGCGAAAGAGAAATGA
- a CDS encoding ABC transporter substrate-binding protein: MNLLFVKKLISALILLPFVGCAGPPLNNPYPRQEEGKNILYSSFSERPKHLDPAQSYSSNEIIFTAQIYEPPFQYHYLKRPYTLVPLTAAGMPTPVYLNAQGERVNEDTPAEQVAFSLYEIKIQPGIRYQPHPAFARDPGGRPLYHSLGPEGLDRISSLGDFKQTGSRELTAEDYVYQIKRLAHPKIHSPIYGFMSDYIVGLRELGETLRKAQEKAEPGAFLDLREYPLSGVKVVDRHTYRIKVAGKYPQFLYWLAMPFFAPVPHEADRFYSQPGLIEKNITLDWYPIGTGPYMLTVNNPNRQMVLERNPNFHGEAYPTEGEPEDEQSGLLADAGKPLPFIDKVVFTLEKEGIPIWNKFLQGYYDSAGIASDNFDQAVRIGGQGDADITAEMKEKGIRLITSVETSTFYLGINMLDPVVGGDSESARKLRRAIAIAVDQEESIAIFRNGRGIAMQGPLPPGIFGYTEGAAGINRYVYDWVNGRPQQKSIETARRLLAEAGYPNGRDAKTGRPLILNFDTTGTGPEAKSSLDWMRKQFEKLNIQLVVRATDYNRFQDKMLKGTAQMFQWGWNADYPDPENFFFLLYGPNAKAGKNGENATNYANPEFDRLFEKMKNMENTPERQAIIDRMLEIVRRDAPWVSGFHPKQFGLHHAWRHNIKPNLMANNTLKYGKLDPDLRARQRRVWNRPVWWPVAAIVAVLVAGTLPAVATYRRKEQGAPK; the protein is encoded by the coding sequence ATGAACCTTCTTTTTGTAAAAAAACTCATCTCAGCGTTGATCCTGCTCCCGTTCGTCGGATGCGCCGGACCCCCGTTGAACAACCCTTATCCTCGACAGGAAGAGGGGAAGAATATCCTCTACTCTTCCTTCAGCGAGCGGCCGAAGCACCTCGATCCGGCGCAGTCGTACTCCTCCAACGAAATCATCTTCACCGCACAGATCTACGAGCCCCCCTTCCAGTATCACTACCTGAAGCGGCCTTACACGCTGGTTCCCTTGACCGCCGCCGGGATGCCGACCCCCGTTTATCTCAACGCCCAGGGGGAGCGGGTCAACGAGGATACGCCGGCCGAGCAGGTTGCATTCAGTCTCTATGAGATCAAAATCCAGCCGGGCATTCGTTATCAGCCGCACCCGGCCTTCGCACGGGATCCGGGGGGCCGCCCTCTTTATCACTCCCTCGGCCCGGAAGGGCTCGACCGGATCTCCTCGCTCGGCGACTTCAAGCAGACCGGCAGCCGGGAGCTGACCGCCGAGGATTATGTTTACCAGATCAAACGGCTGGCCCACCCGAAGATCCACTCCCCGATCTACGGCTTCATGTCGGATTATATCGTCGGCCTGCGGGAGCTCGGCGAAACCCTTCGGAAGGCACAGGAGAAGGCCGAACCGGGGGCCTTCCTCGATCTGCGGGAGTATCCCCTCTCGGGGGTCAAAGTGGTCGATCGGCACACCTATCGGATCAAGGTCGCCGGCAAATATCCGCAGTTCCTCTACTGGCTGGCGATGCCCTTCTTCGCCCCGGTCCCGCATGAAGCCGACCGGTTTTACTCGCAGCCGGGGCTGATCGAAAAAAACATCACCCTCGACTGGTATCCGATCGGAACGGGGCCGTACATGCTGACGGTGAACAATCCGAACCGCCAGATGGTTCTGGAGCGAAATCCGAATTTCCACGGCGAAGCCTATCCGACCGAGGGAGAGCCGGAAGACGAACAATCCGGCCTGCTCGCCGACGCCGGCAAGCCGCTCCCCTTCATCGACAAGGTCGTCTTCACCCTGGAGAAAGAAGGAATTCCGATCTGGAACAAGTTCCTCCAGGGTTATTACGACAGCGCCGGGATCGCCTCCGACAACTTCGATCAGGCGGTCCGGATCGGCGGCCAGGGGGACGCCGACATCACGGCGGAGATGAAGGAAAAGGGAATCCGGCTGATCACCAGCGTGGAGACGAGCACCTTCTACCTCGGGATCAACATGCTCGACCCGGTGGTGGGGGGAGACTCCGAATCGGCCCGCAAGCTCCGCCGGGCGATCGCCATCGCCGTCGATCAAGAGGAGTCGATCGCCATCTTCCGGAACGGACGGGGCATCGCGATGCAGGGCCCCCTCCCGCCGGGGATCTTCGGCTACACGGAGGGAGCGGCGGGGATCAATCGTTATGTTTACGACTGGGTGAACGGACGCCCCCAGCAGAAATCGATCGAGACCGCCCGGCGGCTTTTGGCCGAGGCCGGCTACCCCAACGGCCGCGACGCCAAAACCGGGCGGCCGTTGATCCTCAACTTCGACACCACCGGCACCGGGCCGGAGGCGAAATCGAGCCTCGATTGGATGCGCAAGCAGTTCGAGAAGCTGAACATTCAACTGGTCGTCCGGGCGACCGATTACAACCGCTTTCAGGACAAGATGCTCAAGGGGACGGCGCAGATGTTCCAGTGGGGATGGAACGCCGACTATCCCGATCCGGAGAACTTTTTTTTCCTCCTCTACGGTCCGAACGCCAAGGCGGGGAAAAACGGGGAAAACGCGACCAATTACGCAAACCCGGAGTTCGACCGCCTCTTCGAGAAGATGAAGAACATGGAGAACACGCCGGAGCGGCAGGCGATCATCGACCGGATGCTGGAGATCGTCCGGCGCGACGCCCCCTGGGTCTCCGGCTTCCACCCGAAACAGTTCGGCCTCCATCATGCCTGGCGCCACAACATCAAGCCGAATCTGATGGCGAACAATACCTTGAAATATGGGAAGCTCGATCCCGATCTCCGCGCCCGACAGCGCCGGGTCTGGAACAGGCCGGTCTGGTGGCCGGTGGCGGCGATCGTCGCCGTTCTTGTTGCCGGCACCCTCCCGGCAGTGGCGACCTACCGGCGCAAGGAGCAGGGGGCACCGAAATGA
- a CDS encoding ABC transporter ATP-binding protein produces the protein MNNPDPVLKVTDLKTWFHTDAGVVRAVDGISFEVRRGETFALLGESGCGKSMTALSLMRLVPEPAGRIVAGEILLEGQDLCTLPEVAMRPLRGHRLSMIFQEPMTSLNPVITVGDQIAETLQHHFSLDGAAAKKRACDLLASVGIPDPVRRYDEYPHQMSGGMKQRIMIAMALAGEPEVLIADEPTTALDVTIQAQILDLLRQLQKNRGMAILLITHDLAVVSEMADRVAVMYAGQIVETADRAAFFDNPRHPYSQKLFHSLPSRNKRGENLGVIRGSVPPLNREFVGCRFANRCEAAWEACEKIDPRWIAEAGSGVRCHLYDPAVAATRPATATGTAASPVAATRKTPLQTNGSLLQVTDLKVHFPIHKGLFKKVVGHVKAVDGVSLSLRSGRTIALVGESGCGKTTAGKAILQLIRPTGGKVRFGDVELTTLSGPALREKRGDCQIIFQDPYASLNPRMMVGDIINEGIEAQRRAKSSSEAEARVDQLLEQVGLPIEAKPRYPHEFSGGQRQRICIARALAVDPKVIVCDEPTSALDVSVQAQILNLLKELQERLGLAYLFITHNLSVVEYFAHEVAVMYLGRIVEYGPVEAVLNHPQHPYTRALLSAVPQIDADQKRTILRLEGEIPSPINPPRGCHFHPRCPEVMTVCRETYPEETERGTGHTVRCHLYSK, from the coding sequence ATGAACAACCCTGATCCCGTCCTGAAAGTCACCGACCTGAAGACCTGGTTCCACACCGACGCGGGAGTCGTCCGAGCAGTCGATGGGATTTCGTTCGAAGTCCGCCGCGGGGAGACCTTCGCCCTGTTGGGAGAATCGGGCTGCGGGAAATCGATGACGGCGCTGTCGCTGATGCGGCTGGTTCCCGAGCCGGCGGGGCGGATCGTAGCGGGGGAAATTTTGTTGGAAGGGCAGGATCTCTGCACGCTCCCGGAAGTGGCGATGCGCCCCTTGCGCGGCCATCGGCTCTCGATGATCTTTCAAGAGCCGATGACGAGCCTCAATCCGGTGATCACGGTCGGCGATCAAATTGCAGAGACATTGCAGCATCATTTTTCCCTCGACGGCGCCGCGGCGAAAAAGCGGGCGTGCGATCTCCTCGCTTCGGTCGGCATCCCCGATCCGGTCCGGCGGTATGACGAATACCCCCACCAGATGTCGGGGGGAATGAAGCAGCGGATCATGATCGCGATGGCGCTTGCCGGCGAGCCGGAGGTGTTAATCGCCGACGAGCCGACGACGGCGCTCGATGTGACGATCCAGGCGCAGATTCTCGATCTGCTCCGACAGTTGCAGAAGAACCGGGGGATGGCGATTCTCCTGATCACCCACGATCTCGCGGTCGTCTCTGAGATGGCCGACCGTGTCGCGGTGATGTATGCCGGGCAGATCGTCGAAACCGCCGACCGCGCCGCATTCTTCGACAACCCGCGCCATCCCTATTCGCAGAAGCTCTTTCATTCCCTGCCGAGCCGGAACAAACGGGGAGAGAACCTCGGCGTGATTCGCGGCAGCGTTCCGCCGCTGAACCGGGAATTCGTCGGCTGCCGCTTCGCCAACCGGTGCGAAGCGGCGTGGGAGGCTTGCGAGAAGATCGATCCCCGCTGGATTGCGGAAGCCGGGAGCGGCGTCCGATGCCATCTCTACGATCCGGCCGTCGCGGCCACACGACCCGCAACGGCCACCGGGACAGCCGCTTCACCCGTCGCAGCAACTCGAAAAACACCGCTTCAAACAAACGGCTCCCTTCTACAGGTCACCGATTTGAAAGTTCACTTCCCCATTCACAAAGGGCTCTTTAAGAAGGTCGTCGGTCATGTGAAGGCGGTCGATGGGGTTTCTCTGTCGCTTCGGTCCGGACGGACAATCGCCCTCGTCGGCGAGTCGGGCTGCGGGAAGACGACGGCGGGGAAGGCGATTCTTCAGCTGATCCGTCCGACCGGCGGGAAGGTCCGATTCGGCGATGTCGAGCTGACGACCCTCTCCGGTCCGGCCCTTCGGGAAAAGCGGGGCGACTGCCAGATCATCTTCCAAGACCCCTACGCCTCGCTGAATCCCCGGATGATGGTCGGCGACATCATCAACGAAGGGATCGAAGCGCAACGGCGCGCAAAATCCTCCTCCGAAGCAGAGGCCCGTGTCGATCAACTTTTAGAACAGGTCGGTCTTCCCATCGAGGCGAAGCCGCGCTACCCACACGAGTTCTCCGGCGGGCAGCGGCAGCGGATCTGCATCGCGCGCGCCCTCGCCGTCGATCCGAAGGTTATCGTCTGCGATGAGCCGACGAGCGCGCTCGACGTTTCGGTCCAGGCGCAGATTCTGAATCTTCTGAAAGAACTCCAGGAACGGCTGGGACTCGCTTATCTTTTCATCACGCATAATCTCTCCGTGGTGGAATACTTCGCTCATGAGGTCGCCGTGATGTATCTCGGCCGGATCGTGGAGTACGGTCCGGTCGAGGCGGTCTTGAACCATCCACAGCACCCCTACACCCGCGCCCTCCTCTCCGCCGTCCCCCAGATCGACGCCGATCAGAAGCGAACCATCCTCCGCCTCGAAGGCGAAATTCCCTCCCCGATCAACCCGCCGAGAGGCTGCCACTTCCACCCCCGCTGCCCGGAGGTGATGACGGTCTGCCGCGAGACCTATCCGGAAGAGACCGAACGCGGTACGGGGCACACCGTGCGGTGTCATTTGTATTCGAAGTAA